The following proteins are encoded in a genomic region of Sulfurimonas sp. HSL3-7:
- the otsB gene encoding trehalose-phosphatase: MESREAYTIKKSQYDAVVFDLDGVITQTQKIHAKAWKKTFDDFLKQSAETDAFTPFDITADYLAYVDGKPRKEGIRSFLASRNMEIPEGKDTDGEEVESIAALANRKNSCFLELLSQGVKTYKSSIKLLLKLRNFGFLTAVVSSSKNCHHILESANLKSYFDVVVDGLDLAALDLKGKPEPDLFLEALKRLNVRPGRAVVIEDAVVGVAAGKKGGFAKVVGVDRGRHARALKRAGADLVVKSLQKFDIETKTTELPSALQSFKKIEAQCKDKEVVLFLDFDGTLTPIVSHPKDAYLSETMRNTLIRLSNQCTLGVISGRGLNDIKSRVGIKGIYYSGSHGYEIEGPSIKMEHEPALAFVETFDALEGELTERLADVEGALVERKKFSIALHYRNVAKRNVARVEKAADDAVNKYPRLRKNYGKKLYELQPDLQWNKGKALEWLMKALHIDRRISKVFYIGDDITDEDAFSAIKSYGIGILVGREKRTTGAQYKLKDTEQALRFLEILSSSVEEGNIWSLAYSHYEPKEEKLREVLCALGNGYFVTRSAATESQADEIHYPGTYIAGGYNRLKTVIQEKAIINEDLVNFPNWLTLRFRIDEGEWFSIDDTAILSYRQELDMQEGVLHRMVHFSDAKARETRIIERRFVHMGNKHMAAIELTIMPINWEGRLEVESGIDGNIKNEGVKRYRNLSNQHLRYIEKEAQEDRVFLRMETVQSNHTVFLAAKTKLFVNGEQPAAESESVENRSYIAKRFLLESISSRDSVSIEKIVSLFTSKDQAVSNCYIEARDALEDAGRFQNLLVDHKIVWKHLWNYFDIGLTLRDIKKDYFVKRTLHLYTYQLLQTASVHSIGMDVGIPARGWHGEAYRGHVFWDEVFIFPFFNYRLPQVTRSLILYRYRRLSKARRAAKEQGYKGAMYPWQSGSNGEEESQKIHLNPRSGRWIEDNSHLQRHVNAAIVYNIWQYYQVSGDREFLAYYGAEMIIEIARFWSSMAVYNSMENRYEIEGVMGPDEYHDAYPESKEPGLKNNAYTNIMAVFVLNKAVEMRKILSSIRFSELREKLHIEDAEIKRWDEIRHKMKIAFHDGNIISQFEGYEALRELDWDAYREKYGNIQRLDRILEAEDDSTNRYKVSKQADVLMLFYLFSNEALKALFHQLGYRFSQAMLQKNVKYYLQRTSSGSSLSQVVHAWVSARTNAKESWNSFNKALLTDIADIQGETTPEGVHIGAMAGTSDIIQRCYTGLEARDEILYLKPSLPRELHEINLKLHYRGHWLTINICAKRVVVEAQKSNAKAIDMDVKGELFTVASGERKEITYTHK, encoded by the coding sequence ATGGAGAGTAGAGAGGCATATACAATCAAAAAGTCGCAGTACGACGCTGTTGTATTTGACCTGGACGGTGTGATCACGCAGACACAGAAGATCCATGCAAAAGCGTGGAAGAAGACCTTTGACGACTTTTTAAAACAGAGCGCTGAAACCGATGCTTTTACCCCTTTCGACATAACAGCCGATTACCTTGCTTATGTCGATGGGAAGCCAAGAAAAGAGGGCATACGCAGTTTTCTCGCCTCCAGAAATATGGAGATTCCGGAAGGAAAGGATACCGATGGAGAGGAAGTAGAGAGTATTGCCGCTTTGGCAAACAGGAAAAACAGCTGTTTTCTGGAGCTGCTTTCCCAGGGGGTGAAAACCTACAAAAGCTCCATAAAACTGCTCTTAAAACTGCGAAATTTCGGCTTTTTAACGGCCGTGGTCTCTTCGAGTAAAAACTGCCACCATATTTTGGAATCCGCGAATCTTAAGAGCTATTTTGATGTCGTCGTCGACGGTCTGGACCTTGCTGCCCTGGATCTCAAGGGAAAACCCGAACCTGACCTCTTTCTCGAAGCGCTTAAAAGACTTAATGTTCGACCGGGCAGAGCTGTTGTCATAGAGGATGCCGTGGTCGGGGTTGCGGCGGGGAAAAAAGGGGGATTTGCGAAAGTGGTCGGCGTGGACAGGGGAAGACACGCCAGGGCGTTGAAGCGTGCCGGGGCCGATCTGGTCGTCAAGAGCCTTCAAAAGTTCGATATCGAGACGAAGACAACAGAACTTCCTTCGGCATTACAATCGTTCAAGAAGATAGAGGCGCAATGCAAAGACAAGGAGGTTGTACTCTTTCTTGATTTTGACGGGACGCTGACGCCTATTGTCTCACACCCCAAAGATGCTTACCTCTCAGAAACGATGCGAAACACGCTGATCAGACTCTCCAACCAGTGTACCCTGGGCGTGATAAGCGGCAGAGGGCTTAACGATATCAAGAGCAGGGTGGGCATTAAAGGGATCTATTATTCCGGCAGCCACGGTTACGAGATCGAAGGGCCCAGTATCAAGATGGAACATGAACCGGCTCTGGCATTTGTAGAGACCTTTGATGCCCTGGAAGGGGAATTGACCGAACGCCTGGCTGATGTTGAAGGGGCCCTGGTCGAGCGGAAAAAGTTCAGTATAGCACTGCACTACAGAAATGTTGCAAAGCGCAACGTAGCACGTGTTGAAAAAGCAGCTGATGACGCTGTCAATAAATATCCCCGATTGCGTAAGAATTACGGCAAAAAACTGTATGAGCTGCAGCCGGACCTGCAGTGGAACAAGGGCAAGGCCCTGGAATGGCTGATGAAAGCGCTGCATATAGACAGGCGTATCAGCAAGGTGTTCTATATCGGTGACGACATCACCGATGAAGATGCTTTTTCGGCTATAAAGAGCTATGGAATAGGGATATTGGTCGGTAGAGAGAAGCGAACGACCGGGGCGCAATACAAGTTAAAGGACACGGAGCAGGCCCTGCGTTTTCTGGAGATACTCTCCTCCTCAGTTGAGGAGGGTAATATCTGGTCCTTGGCTTATAGCCATTATGAGCCTAAGGAGGAGAAGCTCAGAGAAGTGCTTTGCGCTTTGGGCAACGGCTATTTTGTGACCAGATCCGCCGCAACCGAATCGCAGGCTGATGAGATACACTATCCCGGAACCTATATCGCAGGAGGGTATAACCGTCTGAAGACAGTGATCCAGGAGAAGGCGATTATCAATGAGGATCTGGTCAACTTTCCCAACTGGCTGACATTACGTTTCAGGATAGATGAGGGGGAGTGGTTCAGCATAGATGATACGGCGATCCTCTCCTATCGCCAGGAGCTCGATATGCAGGAGGGGGTTCTGCATAGAATGGTCCACTTTAGTGACGCCAAGGCACGGGAGACCCGCATCATAGAGAGACGTTTTGTCCATATGGGAAACAAGCATATGGCCGCCATTGAACTGACGATTATGCCGATCAACTGGGAAGGAAGGCTTGAAGTCGAATCAGGGATAGACGGAAATATAAAAAACGAGGGGGTCAAACGCTATCGCAATTTAAGCAATCAACATCTGCGGTATATAGAGAAAGAGGCGCAAGAGGATAGGGTCTTTTTGAGGATGGAGACGGTGCAATCCAATCACACCGTATTTCTGGCTGCGAAGACAAAACTCTTTGTCAACGGCGAGCAGCCCGCTGCTGAAAGCGAGTCGGTAGAGAACAGATCCTATATCGCTAAACGTTTTCTGCTGGAGTCCATCAGCAGTAGAGATTCGGTGAGTATAGAAAAGATCGTTTCGCTCTTTACGTCAAAAGACCAGGCTGTATCAAACTGTTATATCGAAGCAAGGGATGCTCTGGAAGATGCGGGAAGGTTTCAAAACCTTCTTGTTGACCATAAAATCGTCTGGAAACATCTCTGGAACTATTTCGATATCGGTCTTACGCTCCGGGATATTAAAAAAGATTACTTTGTAAAAAGAACGCTGCACCTCTACACCTATCAGCTGTTACAGACCGCGTCAGTCCATAGCATCGGCATGGATGTCGGTATCCCGGCGAGAGGTTGGCACGGAGAGGCCTATCGGGGGCATGTTTTCTGGGATGAGGTCTTTATCTTTCCTTTCTTTAACTACCGACTTCCCCAGGTAACACGTTCGCTTATACTCTACCGCTACCGCAGGCTTTCCAAAGCCAGACGCGCAGCGAAGGAGCAGGGTTATAAAGGGGCGATGTATCCGTGGCAGAGCGGCAGCAACGGTGAGGAGGAGAGCCAGAAGATACACCTTAACCCGCGCTCCGGCCGATGGATCGAAGACAACAGCCATCTTCAAAGGCATGTCAACGCAGCCATTGTCTACAACATCTGGCAATATTATCAGGTGAGCGGTGACCGTGAATTCCTCGCCTATTACGGTGCGGAGATGATCATTGAGATCGCCAGGTTCTGGTCGAGCATGGCCGTATACAACAGTATGGAAAATAGGTATGAGATCGAGGGTGTTATGGGGCCGGATGAGTATCATGATGCATATCCGGAAAGTAAAGAACCCGGATTGAAAAACAACGCCTATACCAACATCATGGCGGTATTCGTCCTTAACAAAGCGGTCGAGATGCGAAAGATACTCTCATCGATCCGTTTCAGCGAACTGCGCGAAAAACTACATATCGAAGATGCGGAGATCAAAAGGTGGGATGAGATACGCCATAAGATGAAGATCGCTTTTCACGATGGAAATATTATCAGTCAGTTTGAGGGGTATGAAGCACTTAGGGAACTCGATTGGGATGCGTACCGCGAGAAGTATGGCAATATCCAGCGCCTCGACAGAATCCTGGAGGCCGAAGACGACAGTACCAACCGCTACAAGGTTTCCAAGCAGGCCGATGTGCTGATGCTATTCTACCTCTTCTCCAATGAAGCGCTCAAGGCCCTCTTCCATCAGCTGGGATACCGGTTCAGTCAGGCCATGCTGCAAAAAAACGTCAAGTACTATCTGCAGCGGACCTCAAGCGGGTCCTCTCTAAGTCAGGTTGTGCATGCCTGGGTAAGTGCACGAACCAACGCGAAAGAGTCATGGAACTCCTTTAATAAGGCACTTCTGACAGATATAGCAGACATTCAGGGAGAAACGACGCCCGAAGGGGTGCATATCGGAGCGATGGCAGGGACGAGCGACATTATACAGCGCTGTTATACCGGCCTGGAAGCAAGAGATGAGATCTTGTATCTAAAGCCTTCCCTTCCCCGTGAACTGCATGAGATCAACCTTAAATTACACTATAGAGGGCATTGGCTTACTATCAATATCTGTGCTAAGAGGGTTGTAGTCGAAGCACAAAAGTCCAATGCAAAGGCCATAGATATGGATGTCAAAGGCGAGCTTTTCACCGTTGCAAGCGGCGAGCGCAAAGAGATAACGTACACACATAAATAG
- a CDS encoding putative nucleotidyltransferase substrate binding domain-containing protein → MSILDQQQLLASIHPFELLTQRVIAQLSSQMDIAYYPNETVLIGPRVEAQHLYIIIKGSVNELIDGELHNVYTALDSFDANALIYNDVKSTFVVQEDLICYLLPKEIFLNLIQDYEPFRSYFMKDFIAKHQSLKERQQQNDLTPFMIARVSDIFLHEPCIVEYTEPIRNGLVKMKELKTSSILVWDNGVFGIITDTDLRDKILLGETALDANAGSIANYPLITIDRNDFLFNALLLFTKHGIKRVAVTEEGEIIGILEQLDLLSHFASHSHLIAVQVNKAESIEELSSIQKEQLYLVQSLNSKGVKVRYISKLVSEINAKVYEKVYELTVPRELREKAALIVMGSEGRHEQVLRTDQDNALIIDESADAEVFTPYMQAFSEHLQTLGFPPCPGQVMVNNPHWRGTVSLFKKRIDGWVESFDENALQALSIFLDAQCISGNSRLLDELTEYLQKRFTGREDILAHMAKSTLSFETPLSIFSGFIVEKSHANEIDLKKGGIFAIVHGIRTLALEYHITQTNTIERIKELNNRGLFDKKFATELIEAFDTLSGIRLKAMLRHPNKLEHVNFINPSKLDKMERDLLKDSFKVVNTFKKFLTYHYHLNMVV, encoded by the coding sequence ATGAGTATTTTGGATCAGCAGCAGCTGCTTGCCTCTATCCACCCGTTCGAACTGTTGACTCAGCGGGTTATCGCACAGTTGAGTTCCCAGATGGATATCGCCTATTATCCGAATGAGACGGTTCTTATCGGACCGCGTGTAGAGGCGCAACACCTCTACATCATCATCAAGGGCAGTGTAAACGAGCTTATTGACGGTGAACTGCATAATGTCTACACAGCGTTGGACAGTTTTGATGCCAATGCGCTGATCTATAATGATGTCAAGTCCACATTTGTGGTTCAAGAAGATCTTATCTGCTACCTGCTGCCAAAAGAGATTTTCTTAAACCTCATACAGGATTATGAGCCGTTTCGCAGCTATTTCATGAAAGACTTCATCGCGAAGCACCAGTCGCTTAAAGAGCGTCAGCAACAGAACGACCTGACGCCGTTTATGATTGCAAGGGTTTCCGATATTTTTCTTCATGAACCTTGTATCGTCGAGTATACCGAACCGATACGCAATGGACTGGTAAAGATGAAAGAGCTTAAAACCTCCTCCATCCTGGTCTGGGACAACGGGGTGTTCGGTATTATTACCGACACTGACCTGCGAGATAAGATACTGCTGGGAGAGACGGCGCTCGATGCGAATGCCGGATCGATTGCCAACTACCCGTTAATTACCATTGATCGAAACGACTTTCTTTTCAATGCGCTGCTGCTCTTTACCAAACACGGCATCAAACGTGTCGCCGTGACGGAGGAGGGTGAGATCATAGGTATCCTGGAACAGCTGGACCTACTGAGCCATTTCGCCAGCCATTCGCATCTTATCGCGGTTCAGGTCAACAAAGCCGAGAGTATCGAGGAGTTAAGCAGCATTCAGAAAGAGCAGCTTTATCTGGTGCAGTCGCTGAACTCAAAAGGGGTGAAGGTCCGCTACATCTCGAAGCTGGTCAGCGAGATCAATGCCAAGGTCTATGAAAAGGTCTATGAATTGACAGTGCCCCGGGAACTTCGGGAGAAGGCAGCTTTGATCGTGATGGGTTCGGAAGGGCGGCATGAACAGGTGTTGAGAACCGATCAGGATAATGCACTGATCATCGATGAGAGTGCCGATGCAGAAGTTTTCACGCCATACATGCAGGCCTTCAGCGAACATCTGCAGACCTTGGGTTTCCCGCCGTGCCCGGGTCAGGTCATGGTCAATAACCCCCATTGGCGCGGCACTGTTTCTCTCTTCAAAAAACGCATCGACGGCTGGGTGGAGAGTTTTGATGAGAATGCACTGCAGGCACTCTCTATCTTTTTGGATGCCCAATGCATCAGCGGCAACAGCAGACTGCTCGACGAGCTGACAGAGTACCTTCAAAAAAGATTCACAGGCAGAGAGGATATTCTGGCGCATATGGCCAAGTCAACACTCAGTTTTGAGACCCCGCTGAGCATCTTTTCGGGCTTTATTGTCGAAAAGTCGCATGCCAACGAGATCGACCTAAAAAAAGGGGGGATATTTGCTATCGTTCACGGCATCAGGACCCTGGCGCTCGAGTATCATATTACGCAGACCAATACGATCGAACGCATCAAAGAGCTTAACAACCGCGGGCTCTTTGACAAAAAGTTTGCGACTGAACTGATCGAGGCCTTTGACACCCTCTCAGGCATCCGGCTCAAGGCGATGCTGCGCCATCCGAACAAGCTTGAACATGTCAATTTTATCAACCCGTCCAAACTGGATAAAATGGAACGCGATCTTTTGAAAGATAGTTTTAAGGTGGTTAACACGTTCAAGAAGTTTCTGACCTACCATTACCATCTGAATATGGTGGTTTAG
- the acs gene encoding acetate--CoA ligase — MSEVKKPVFQPNKAFAKEARIKNMCEYQELQDWAHEDYEGFWDHFAKEKIDWFEPYTNVLDESNMPFVKWFEGGKLNVAHQCIDRHLDSRKNKAAIIFEGDRGDKQIITYLELYYNVNKMANLLKNEFGVEKGDRVVIYMPMIPEAAYAMLACARLGAIHSIVFGGFSAEALRDRIIDAEAKTVITADGAFRKDKPYMLKPVVDKALEEGCECVGKVLVVERNGEDVEWVAGRDYSYNEMIDQQSPVCDAEPMDSEDPLFLLYTSGSTGKPKGVQHNSAGYILWAQMTMEWVFDVKENDTYWCTADVGWITGHTYIVYGPLAMGATTIMFEGVPTYPDAGRPWKMVEEYKINQFYTAPTAIRVLHKTGAEEPKKYDLSSLKVLGTVGEPIDPPAWKWYYEDIGNSKCAIVDTYWQTETGGHMVSPLPGATPIKPACATFPLPGIMGEILDPETGEKVGAGESGYMCVTRPWPSMIRGVWGDPERFVKSYFGDVTKDGKPVYFTGDGANYDEDGYITITGRTDDVINVSGHRMGTAEVEAAIKKSSDVAEVAVVGKPHELKGEGIFAYVVLKNEENLGELVDTMKAINNVIKQEIGNIALCDDIVFVPGLPKTRSGKIMRRILRSIAKGEAITQDTSTLEDPAVVGQIESCVKNGSC, encoded by the coding sequence ATGAGTGAAGTAAAAAAACCTGTCTTTCAACCGAATAAAGCATTTGCTAAAGAGGCGCGCATCAAAAACATGTGCGAATATCAAGAGCTGCAAGATTGGGCCCATGAAGATTATGAAGGCTTTTGGGATCATTTTGCCAAAGAGAAGATCGATTGGTTTGAACCGTATACGAATGTTCTGGACGAGAGCAACATGCCTTTCGTCAAATGGTTCGAAGGGGGTAAACTGAACGTTGCCCACCAGTGTATCGACCGTCATCTGGATTCGCGTAAAAACAAAGCGGCGATCATCTTCGAAGGTGACCGCGGTGACAAACAGATCATCACCTATCTTGAACTGTACTACAATGTCAACAAAATGGCGAACCTTCTCAAGAATGAGTTCGGCGTAGAGAAAGGTGACCGTGTGGTCATCTACATGCCGATGATCCCTGAAGCGGCCTATGCAATGCTGGCCTGTGCGCGTCTGGGTGCGATCCACTCGATCGTCTTCGGCGGCTTTTCGGCAGAAGCACTGCGCGACCGTATTATTGACGCCGAAGCCAAAACGGTCATCACGGCGGACGGCGCCTTCCGTAAAGACAAGCCGTATATGCTTAAACCGGTTGTCGACAAAGCACTCGAAGAGGGATGTGAATGTGTCGGTAAAGTCCTGGTCGTCGAGCGCAACGGCGAAGATGTGGAGTGGGTCGCGGGACGTGATTACTCCTACAACGAAATGATCGATCAGCAGTCCCCTGTCTGTGATGCTGAACCGATGGACTCGGAAGATCCGCTCTTCCTGCTTTACACCTCGGGTTCAACCGGCAAACCAAAAGGGGTCCAGCACAATTCTGCAGGCTATATCCTGTGGGCACAGATGACGATGGAGTGGGTCTTTGATGTCAAAGAGAACGACACCTACTGGTGTACGGCAGACGTGGGGTGGATCACCGGTCACACCTATATTGTCTACGGTCCGCTTGCCATGGGTGCGACAACGATCATGTTCGAAGGTGTCCCGACCTATCCGGACGCGGGCCGTCCTTGGAAGATGGTTGAAGAGTACAAGATCAACCAGTTCTACACGGCGCCGACTGCGATCCGTGTCCTTCACAAGACAGGTGCCGAAGAGCCTAAGAAATATGACCTTAGCAGTCTGAAAGTCCTCGGTACGGTCGGTGAGCCGATCGATCCGCCGGCATGGAAATGGTACTACGAAGATATCGGTAACAGCAAATGTGCGATCGTCGATACCTATTGGCAGACAGAGACGGGCGGCCACATGGTCTCTCCGCTTCCTGGTGCGACACCGATCAAGCCGGCCTGTGCGACCTTCCCGCTTCCGGGCATCATGGGCGAGATTCTTGACCCTGAAACCGGCGAGAAAGTCGGTGCCGGCGAGAGCGGCTACATGTGTGTCACACGCCCGTGGCCGTCGATGATCCGCGGCGTATGGGGTGATCCGGAACGCTTTGTGAAGTCCTACTTCGGCGACGTTACGAAAGACGGCAAGCCGGTCTATTTTACCGGTGACGGTGCGAACTACGACGAGGATGGTTACATCACCATTACGGGCCGTACGGATGATGTCATCAACGTCTCAGGCCACCGTATGGGTACGGCTGAGGTTGAAGCGGCGATCAAAAAGTCTTCGGATGTTGCCGAAGTCGCCGTCGTCGGAAAACCGCATGAACTCAAAGGTGAGGGGATATTCGCTTATGTCGTGCTCAAAAACGAAGAGAACCTGGGCGAGCTGGTTGATACGATGAAAGCGATCAACAATGTCATCAAGCAGGAGATCGGTAATATTGCACTCTGTGACGATATCGTTTTCGTACCGGGTCTGCCGAAAACACGTTCGGGCAAGATCATGCGTCGTATTCTGCGCTCTATTGCTAAAGGCGAAGCGATCACCCAGGACACTTCGACACTTGAGGATCCTGCAGTGGTCGGACAGATCGAGTCGTGTGTCAAAAACGGCAGCTGCTGA
- a CDS encoding 3'-5' exonuclease: MFNGLKQKLNRKRLKDDTYAFLFDDYEGDEVVVYDTETSGLNPKKDEILSIGAVVVRGNTIVTSKTFELFLKPSQQISKKSIEIHHIRPCDVESALDPYEGIDAFLRFIGSRPLVGYYLEFDVAMINKYIKPWLGITLPNRQIEVSALYYNKKIELIPQGNIDLRFDTILYDLQIPNMGQHNAVNDAIMTAMIYIKLLHTKRLT, translated from the coding sequence ATGTTTAACGGACTCAAGCAGAAATTGAATCGCAAGCGTTTGAAAGACGATACTTACGCATTCCTGTTTGACGATTACGAGGGTGACGAAGTGGTCGTCTATGATACGGAGACAAGCGGGTTGAACCCAAAGAAGGATGAGATACTCTCCATAGGGGCCGTAGTGGTCCGTGGCAACACCATTGTCACGTCAAAAACCTTTGAACTTTTTCTCAAACCATCACAGCAGATTTCCAAAAAAAGTATCGAAATTCATCACATTCGTCCCTGTGATGTTGAGAGTGCACTGGACCCTTATGAAGGGATCGATGCCTTCCTTAGATTCATCGGTTCGAGACCCCTCGTCGGATACTATCTTGAGTTCGATGTCGCGATGATAAATAAGTATATTAAACCGTGGCTAGGAATCACCCTTCCAAACCGTCAAATAGAGGTCTCAGCGCTCTATTATAATAAAAAAATAGAGTTAATTCCGCAAGGAAATATAGACCTTCGATTTGATACAATATTATACGACCTGCAGATCCCAAATATGGGGCAACATAACGCCGTTAACGATGCAATTATGACGGCCATGATCTACATAAAATTGTTGCATACAAAACGATTGACGTGA